A genomic window from Luteolibacter sp. LG18 includes:
- a CDS encoding 4'-phosphopantetheinyl transferase superfamily protein: protein MRPPAPGTIEVHLVRPDDVPAALTDRYLDSAERERAAAFRFPEHADQWKRFRTALRTTLAGYLGCDPQDVALATGEHGKPMLPLSPSLHFNLTHTRDLALIAISTDGPVGIDVEPTSRARDLPECASSFCHPAELAALPLELDARQADLLRIWTAKEAGAKAAGTGFSVSPCDLQVTTDSVIDATGREWPLIRLEHPGLSGHLAHLCALQKPAAVRILDRPAAYRMTARTS, encoded by the coding sequence ATGCGCCCACCCGCCCCAGGCACCATCGAGGTCCATCTGGTTCGCCCGGACGATGTCCCCGCGGCTCTAACAGATCGTTACCTCGATTCCGCCGAGCGCGAGCGCGCCGCCGCGTTCCGCTTCCCGGAACACGCCGACCAGTGGAAACGCTTCCGCACCGCCCTGCGGACCACCCTCGCCGGATACCTCGGCTGCGATCCACAAGACGTCGCCCTCGCCACCGGTGAGCATGGCAAGCCCATGCTGCCCCTCTCGCCCTCCCTCCACTTCAATCTCACCCACACCCGGGATCTCGCCCTGATCGCCATCAGCACCGATGGCCCCGTCGGCATCGACGTGGAACCCACCTCCCGCGCCCGGGATCTTCCCGAGTGCGCCTCCTCCTTCTGCCATCCCGCTGAACTCGCCGCGCTTCCCCTCGAGTTGGATGCGCGGCAAGCCGACCTGCTCCGCATCTGGACCGCCAAGGAGGCCGGAGCCAAGGCCGCGGGTACCGGCTTCTCCGTTTCCCCCTGTGATCTCCAGGTCACCACCGATTCCGTGATCGATGCCACCGGCCGCGAGTGGCCTCTCATCCGTCTTGAGCACCCCGGCCTCTCGGGCCATCTCGCCCACCTTTGCGCCTTGCAGAAACCGGCCGCGGTGCGGATTCTGGATCGACCTGCGGCCTATCGCATGACCGCTCGCACGTCCTAA